A region of Vigna radiata var. radiata cultivar VC1973A chromosome 6, Vradiata_ver6, whole genome shotgun sequence DNA encodes the following proteins:
- the LOC106763866 gene encoding uncharacterized protein P8A3.02c: MREEEEKAVLEEIFGSSSEESDGSDGYSDGEREGEREWKSISEVKGLWLCPNFLSPNHQSGILASIQSQNWFPSPSINQAMRFGLQHLPSWAPPLAHSIRRSIRLQAHNPPPFPPHILHREPLFDQMIANVYQPGEGICAHVDLLRFDDGIAILSLESDCVMHFTKASLSVPVLLTPGSLILMSGEARYHWKHEINRSPEFQIWQGRQLTQSKRTSITLRKLSPSTP, from the coding sequence atgagggaagaggaagagaaggcaGTGTTGGAAGAAATCTTCGGGTCTTCATCCGAGGAATCCGATGGCAGTGACGGCTACAGCGACGGCGAAAGGGAAGGTGAGAGGGAGTGGAAGTCAATCTCAGAAGTGAAGGGTCTATGGCTGTGTCCCAATTTCCTCTCTCCAAACCATCAATCTGGCATACTAGCATCCATCCAATCCCAAAACTGGTTCCCCTCTCCCTCCATCAATCAGGCTATGCGCTTCGGCCTCCAACACCTCCCTTCTTGGGCCCCTCCTCTGGCCCACTCCATTCGCCGCTCCATCCGCCTCCAGGCCCATAACCCACCCCCCTTCCCGCCCCACATCCTCCACAGAGAACCCCTCTTTGACCAGATGATCGCCAACGTCTACCAGCCCGGCGAAGGCATCTGCGCCCACGTCGACCTCCTCCGCTTCGACGACGGCATCGCCATCCTCTCCCTCGAGTCCGACTGCGTCATGCACTTCACCAAAGCCTCCCTCTCCGTCCCCGTTCTCCTCACCCCTGGCTCATTGATTCTCATGTCCGGAGAAGCACGCTACCATTGGAAACACGAAATTAATCGCTCACCGGAGTTTCAGATATGGCAGGGTCGACAGTTGACTCAATCCAAACGCACCTCCATCACTCTCAGGAAACTCTCTCCCTCCACTCCCTGA
- the LOC106765204 gene encoding serine/threonine-protein kinase HT1 produces METKKLQLRFSLGRQSSLAPERDGAGDVSEALDPTVRLMYLANEGDLDGIEELLDAGSDVNFTDIDGRTALHVAACQGRTDVVDLLLRRGAEVDPRDRWGSTPLADAMYYKNHDIVKLLEKHGAKPPITPMHVENAREVPEYEIDPSELDFTNSVGITKGTFRIALWRGTRVAVKTLGEEVFTDDDKVKAFHDELTLLEKIRHPNVVQFLGAVTQSTPMIIVTEYLPQGDLRAYLKRKGALKPVTAVKFALDIARGMNYLHEHKPEAIIHRDLEPSNILRDDSGHLKVADFGVSKLLKVAKTVKEDKPVTSLDTSWRYVAPEVYRNEEYDTKVDVFSFALILQEMIEGCPPFYEKPENEVPKAYVENERPPFRALPKLYAYGLKQLIEECWDEKPHRRPTFRQIIGRLEDINSHLVQKKRWKIGASGCIQHLEALFRGNRTSPSSRSSRSTAR; encoded by the exons ATGGAAACCAAGAAGCTTCAGCTTCGCTTCTCGCTCGGCCGGCAATCCTCCCTAGCGCCGGAGCGCGACGGCGCGGGCGACGTGTCGGAGGCGCTGGATCCGACGGTTCGGTTGATGTATCTGGCCAACGAAGGAGACTTGGACGGGATCGAGGAACTGCTGGACGCGGGGAGCGACGTCAATTTCACCGACATTGACGGCCGAACCGCGCTCCACGTCGCCGCCTGCCAGGGACGCACCGACGTTGTTGACCTGCTGCTCCGACGAGGCGCTGAAGTTGATCCGCGAGACCGCTGGGGCAGCACC CCTCTAGCTGATGCAATGTACTACAAAAACCACGACATCGTGAAGCTTTTGGAGAAACACGGTGCAAAACCTCCA ATAACTCCCATGCATGTGGAGAATGCTCGAGAAGTCCCAGAGTATGAGATTGATCCTTCTGAACTCGATTTTACTAATAGTGTTGGGATAACAAAG GGAACTTTCCGGATTGCATTATGGCGTGGAACTCGGGTTGCTGTCAAGACACTTGGGGAGGAAGTGTTCACTGATGATGATAAAGT AAAAGCATTTCATGATGAGCTTACATTGCTTGAGAAAATAAGGCATCCAAATGTAGTTCAGTTTTTGGGTGCTGTAACCCAAAGCACCCCAATGATTATCGTCACAGAATATCTACCCCAG GGGGATCTTCGTGCCTACTTGAAGCGGAAAGGTGCATTAAAACCAGTAACAGCTGTAAAATTTGCACTTGATATTGCTAG GGGTATGAACTATTTGCACGAACATAAACCTGAAGCCATTATACACCGAGATCTTGAGCCTTC AAATATTTTGCGGGATGATTCTGGGCATCTGAAAGTTGCAGACTTTGGAGTTAGCAAATTGCTTAAAGTCGCTAAAACAGTCAAGGAAGACAAACCCGTGACAAGCCTGGATACATCAT GGCGATACGTTGCACCAGAAGTCTATAGAAATGAGGAATATGATACAAAAGTGgatgtgttttcttttgctttgatATTACAGGAG ATGATTGAAGGTTGTCCACCGTTCTATGAAAAACCAGAAAACGAAGTTCCTAAAGCGTATGTTGAAAACGAGCGCCCACCATTTAGAGCGTTGCCAAAGCTTTATGCTTATGGACTAAAACA GTTAATTGAGGAATGCTGGGATGAAAAACCACACAGAAGGCCAACATTTAGGCAAATAATTGGGAGATTGGAAGACATTAACAGCCATCTTGTACAAAAGAAGCGCTGGAAG ATTGGAGCTTCTGGATGCATCCAGCACCTGGAGGCCCTATTTAGGGGTAATCGCACAAGTCCAAGTAGCCGATCATCTCGCTCCACGGCCAGATAA
- the LOC106763865 gene encoding ubiquinone biosynthesis O-methyltransferase, mitochondrial, giving the protein MAMAANHLRNSTRSSVHSILHNRFQPLLNAARFFSDAASSMPQPQPNQQSPPHSSLKDYELAKFAAIADSWWDSEGPFKPLHLMNPTRLAFIRSALCRHFKKDPYSAKPLEGLKIVDVGCGGGILSEPLARLGANVTGVDAVEKNIKIAQLHAGLDPVTSSIEFCCTTAEKLVEEGRKFDAVMALEVIEHVANPAEFCKSLAALTVPDGATVISTINRSMRAYATAIVAAEYILRWLPRGTHQWSSFLTPEELVLILQRAGINVEEMAGFVYNPVTGRWSLSDDISVNFIAFGTKSNNTE; this is encoded by the exons ATGGCCATGGCTGCTAACCATCTCCGAAACTCGACTCGCAGCTCTGTCCACAGCATTCTTCATAACCGTTTTCAACCTCTCCTCAATGCTGCTAGGTTTTTCTCCGATGCTGCTTCTTCAATGCCTCAACCGCAACCTAATCAACAATCTCCGCCTCATTCGTCCTTGAAGGATTATGAACTCGCCAAGTTCGCTGCAATTGCTGATTCCTG GTGGGATTCTGAAGGTCCCTTTAAGCCATTGCATTTGATGAATCCTACGAGACTTGCTTTTATCCGTTCTGCATTATGTCGTCATTTTAA GAAGGACCCTTATAGTGCTAAACCTCTTGAAGGACTTAAAATTGTTGATGTTGGATGTGGAGGTGGAATTCTTTCTGAG CCACTAGCTCGATTGGGAGCTAATGTGACGGGTGTTGATGCTGTTGAGAAGAATATCAAGATTGCTCAACTTCATGCT GGTTTGGATCCAGTAACTTCAAGTATTGAATTTTGTTGCACAACGGCCG AGAAGCTAgttgaagaaggaagaaaattcGATGCTGTTATGGCCTTGGAG GTGATTGAGCACGTGGCAAATCCTGCAGAGTTCTGCAAATCTCTTGCAGCACTAACAGTTCCTGATGGCGCCACTGTGATATCGACCATTAATCGTTCTATGAGAGCCTACGCAACTGCCATTGTTGCTGCAGAATACATTCTCCGCTGG CTTCCGAGAGGCACTCATCAATGGTCCAGTTTTCTGACGCCAGAGGAACTCGTCCTCATCCTGCAACGCGCCGGTATCAAT GTGGAGGAGATGGCCGGATTTGTGTACAACCCGGTGACAGGACGGTGGTCTTTATCAGACGATATCAGCGTAAATTTCATCGCCTTCGGCACCAAATCAAACAACACCGAATAG